The sequence below is a genomic window from Acropora palmata chromosome 5, jaAcrPala1.3, whole genome shotgun sequence.
CTTGACAGCACAAAAAAATGTCTTCCATAGGGGAGGTGCGGATAAAAAATGGAATGTCCCATTCCCGAAGAACCACAAGCACAGCCTCTAGTCTTTGTACGCATGGCGATGTTTCTGAACTTTTTCTCtatgaaacaaacaatatgATGCCTGGTGAAGCCTGCAGCTATTTGGAAGATGAAGACAACTCGAGAATAAGCGTAGACGAATTTGAATTGTTAGATTTCGCCGATTCAAacacttttgaaaaatttgtcaaagaTGAGGATGCTTGCTCGGACTTTTTCAGTGACTGTGAGGACACTGATGAAATAGACTCGGAGTGCATTCCGGAACAGTGTGGAGCAGAATCAGATGACACACTTTACTCAGGAGCTCCCATCACAAGTAGCTCAAGTGTTGTGTTGTTGCTATCGTTTGTGTTTAAACACAAGCTTAAACGTGAAGCATTCAATGATTTGCTTGCCGTAATAGAGGCTCATTGTCCTAGACCTAACAATTGTAAGACGACAGTAAACAAGCTGTTCCAATTTCTGAGCCAAGCAAAGGGAAATGTTGTGAAGCATTACTTCTGTGGTTTTTGCAAGGCATATTTTGGTAAGGATGTCAAAGGAAACTGTAATATTTGTGGCAAAAGAATCCAAAACAATGGTGGATTCTTCATTGAAGTACCTATAGTAAATCAGCTGTTAAAGTTTTTCTCTGGTGAgtattttattgtgttttttaatattattattattattatttattgagtATGATAAACTTACTttaataaatttgaatttgtttttaccTAGCTAATTATTGcctataatttataataatttgcaAATTAAGAATACAGTATACaagctttatttattataattgtaTCTAAAACTTGTCTGCAGAGTTAGCTGAAGGAATATTGGAAGCTGTTAGCTTAAAACAGTAATCTGGTCATTCCATTTTCTCCTTTGGATTCATACCCTTGCTTATACAGTGTCTGATGCAAAACATTATGTATCTGTTAACATAATCATTTACACCAGATTTGCGACTTTTATAGGAAAGCAAACAAGTACAGAATATTTGGTGGTCTATGGTTTGGTGAAGAGAAACCTTTTTTCTCAACTTTCTTCAAGCCATTTGTTGACACCTTGTGGAAAACAGAAATACATGgttagtaaaaaaaagaaattccatTTGAACAACACCacgtaaattttcatttttttcataaacaGCAATTAACTGTGGCAATGATGAGTTTGCGTGGAATAAGTATTAAGCCACCTTAAGACacgaaaaagcaacatttaaATAAAGGAGCACAAGGGTT
It includes:
- the LOC141882041 gene encoding uncharacterized protein LOC141882041, with the translated sequence MSSIGEVRIKNGMSHSRRTTSTASSLCTHGDVSELFLYETNNMMPGEACSYLEDEDNSRISVDEFELLDFADSNTFEKFVKDEDACSDFFSDCEDTDEIDSECIPEQCGAESDDTLYSGAPITSSSSVVLLLSFVFKHKLKREAFNDLLAVIEAHCPRPNNCKTTVNKLFQFLSQAKGNVVKHYFCGFCKAYFGKDVKGNCNICGKRIQNNGGFFIEVPIVNQLLKFFSGEYFIVFFNIIIIIIY